Proteins encoded within one genomic window of Stigmatopora argus isolate UIUO_Sarg chromosome 21, RoL_Sarg_1.0, whole genome shotgun sequence:
- the gatad2b gene encoding transcriptional repressor p66-beta yields the protein MEQMSEEALRLNLLKRGLESPNEREEALAKRLKMEGHEAMERLKMLALLKRKDLADLAALEVAGPIGDGKGPSASALHHQSLMGSAYEEKLNGSLRLGGHGGHVGSSKNGKENILDEPVDMSAGRRCDTDHDRRTPSPDVIILSDNEATSPRTTPRPEERLNHANLDMFKGKTGEERQQMIKALREELRLEEARLVLLKKLRQSQMQKENVVQKVSVVQNAASSGQPSIHGSPGLGKLPVRPGMHNPEPQNLRTAQGHTVIRSGANANLPPMLMSQRVIAPNPATLQGQRLSKPGMARSSMGNAVSYQQASQQVAASQRSGSSAMYMNLAHMQAAAGASGVAGSLGGASAVSPSTLSGSASGGVNSIADQASSQAAAKLALRKQLEKTLLEIPPPKPPAPLLHFLPSAANSEFIYMVGLEEVVQSVLDSQGKLRGTLSRMEPFFCAQCRTDFTPHWKQEKSGRILCEQCMMSNQKKALKAEHTNRLKNAFVKALQQEQEIEQRLQQAALSPSSAPSGPNASKTDSLIRHHALRQAPQPQASMQRGLSNSARGVLSNFAQASQLSVASSLMGMSGAKHCGSSGGGSSSSGRLQHDSRRQIYNIPGLNIAYLNPAAVGTHKSSSLADRQREYLLDMIPPRSISQSITGQK from the exons ATGGAGCAGATGTCTGAGGAGGCGCTGAGGCTTAACTTGCTGAAGCGGGGTCTGGAGTCGCCCAACGAGCGAGAGGAGGCCTTGGCAAAACGTCTCAAAATGGAGGGCCACGAGGCCATGGAGCGACTTAAGATGTTGGCGCTCCTGAAACGCAAAGATCTCGCTGACCTTGCGGCCCTGGAGGTCGCCGGTCCAATAGGAGACGGAAAGGGCCCCAGCGCTAGCGCACTCCACCATCAGAGCCTAATGGGGTCTGCTTATGAGGAAAAGCTAAATGGAAGTCTCAGACTGGGAGGACATGGTGGCCATGTTGGTTCCAGTAAGAATGGGAAGGAGAACATCCTGGATGAGCCGGTAGACATGAGTGCAGGACGGAGGTG TGACACAGACCACGATAGACGAACACCATCTCCGGATGTCATTATTCTGTCAGACAATGAGGCAACTAGTCCGAGAACAACACCTCGCCCAGAAGAGCGCCTGAACCATGCAAACCTGGACATGTTCAAG gGTAAGACTGGAGAAGAGAGACAGCAGATGATCAAAGCCCTGAGAGAGGAGCTGCGTTTGGAAGAAGCTCGGCTGGTTCTGCTCAAGAAGCTGCGACAGAGTCAAATGCAGAAGGAGAATGTTGTGCAGAAG GTATCAGTGGTTCAGAATGCTGCCTCTTCTGGGCAACCTTCCATCCATGGCTCCCCTGGATTGGGGAAGCTCCCAGTAAGGCCAGGCATGCATAACCCGGAGCCCCAGAACCTCCGGACTGCACAG GGTCACACTGTTATCAGGTCAGGAGCCAACGCCAACCTGCCACCCATGCTCATGTCCCAGCGGGTTATAGCCCCCAATCCCGCCACATTGCAAGGCCAACGACTCTCCAAACCTGGAATGGCTCGCTCCAGCATGGGCAACGCTGTAAGCTACCAGCAG GCGAGCCAGCAGGTGGCGGCTTCCCAGCGATCAGGCTCCAGTGCCATGTACATGAACCTTGCCCACATGCAGGCAGCTGCAGGAGCCAGCGGCGTGGCAGGCAGCTTGGGTGGCGCCTCAGCCGTCAGCCCATCCACTCTGTCCGGCTCAGCCAGCGGCGGCGTGAACTCCATTGCGGACCAAGCCAGCAGCCAAGCTGCAGCAAAGCTTGCCCTGAGAAAGCAGCTGGAGAAAACCTTGTTGGAGATTCCCCCGCCCAAACCCCCTGCCCCACTCCTCCACTTTCTGCCATCAGCTGCAAACAGCGAGTTCATTTACATGGTGGGCCTTGAGGAGGTGGTACAGAGCGTTCTGGACAGTCAGG GTAAACTACGAGGCACGCTTTCCCGTATGGAGCCTTTCTTCTGTGCTCAGTGCAGAACTGATTTTACACCACACTGGAAGCAGGAGAAGAGTGGGCGAATCCTGTGTGAGCAGTGCATGATGTCCAATCAGAAAAAAGCTCTTAAGGCAGAACATACTAACAGGCTGAAGAATGCCTTTGTGAAGGCCCTGCAGCAGGAGCAG GAGATTGAGCAGAGGCTGCAACAGGCAGCCCTTTCGCCAAGCTCAGCCCCCAGCGGCCCCAACGCCTCCAAGACTGACTCTTTGATCCGACATCATGCTTTGCGCCAG GCTCCTCAACCTCAGGCTTCTATGCAGAGAGGTCTGTCGAACTCTGCGCGGGGTGTCCTGTCTAACTTTGCCCAGGCTTCACAGCTGTCAGTGGCCAGCAGCCTCATGGGGATGAGCGGTGCTAAGCATTGTGGCAGCAGTGGAGGCGGCAGCAGTAGCAGCGGCAGACTGCAGCATGATAGCCGTCGCCAGATCTACAACATCCCAG GGTTAAATATTGCCTATTTGAACCCAGCGGCAGTTGGCACCCATAAGAGCTCCAGCTTAGCAGATCGGCAGAGAGAGTACCTGTTGGACATGATCCCGCCCCGATCCATATCGCAGTCCATCACCGGGCAGAAATGA